A stretch of Prunus dulcis chromosome 6, ALMONDv2, whole genome shotgun sequence DNA encodes these proteins:
- the LOC117631448 gene encoding dol-P-Glc:Glc(2)Man(9)GlcNAc(2)-PP-Dol alpha-1,2-glucosyltransferase isoform X2: MSFIKAATSFSEVCSTSILRSFNGVLALLCSVLVYEIITHLRPALDERKATLYAVVLALYPLHWFFTFLYYTDVASLGAVLAMYLACLKKKYWFSALLGVLAVVIRQTNIVWMLFVCCCEVINITLGGQRDKIDVDDTDFSIRKNVELTPANSITLGSNLRKRKLRSSVDNGIHLMSTRSFSSQKLTSGFLDEIKAIFLRLWQMKLEALVSFSPFILVLAAFIAFICWNGSVVLGAKEAHAVSPHFAQIMYFGLFSAPMAPMHCSFSQAVDLSRSMWRNKFLTLFQLSLALGAGFISIHFFSIAHPYLLADNRHYPFYLWRKVIKAHWSMKHLLIPLYVYSWLSIITGLVKFQRKIWVLAFFLATAAVLVPAPLIEFRYYTIPFFFLMLHSHTDDYRSLLFTGFLYITINVFTMMMFLYRPFHWSHEPGTQRFIW; encoded by the exons ATGTCCTTCATAAAAGCAGCCACATCATTTTCTGAAGTCTGCTCCACATCGATTCTTCGCTCCTTCAATGGTGTTTTGGCGTTACTTTGCAGTGTTCTAGTATATGAGATAATCACCCACTTGAGACCAGCTCTTGATGAAAGAAAAGCAACACTTTATGCAGTGGTCCTGGCCCTGTATCCTCTCCATTGGTTCTTCACTTTTCTCTATTATACAGATGTTGCATCACTTGGTGCAGTGCTTGCTATGTATCTTGCGTGTTTGAAGAAGAAGTACTGGTTTAGTGCATTG CTTGGCGTCTTGGCAGTTGTTATTCGGCAAACAAATATTGTATGGATGCTTTTTGTTTGCTGCTGCGAGGTTATAAATATTACTTTGGGTGGTCAAAGAGATAAAATAGATGTAGACGACACTGACTTCTCAATTAGGAAAAATGTTGAACTAACTCCTGCAAACAGTATTACATTAGGCTCAAACCTGAGAAAGCGGAAGCTTAGAAGTTCAGTGGATAACGGAATACATTTAATGTCAACTAGaagtttttcttctcaaaagtTAACGTCAG GTTTTCTTGATGAAATTAAGGCCATCTTTCTAAGATTATGGCAAATGAAGTTGGAAGCTTTGGTTTCTTTTAGCCCTTTTATTCTAGTATTAGCAGCCTTTATTGCTTTTATTTGTTGGAATGGGAGTGTAGTTCTAG GTGCGAAAGAAGCTCATGCGGTTTCTCCACATTTTGCACAGATCATGTATTTTGGTCTTTTTTCTGCTCCTATGGCTCCTATGCACTGTAGTTTCAGTCAAGCTGTAGATTTATCCCGGTCAATGTGGAGGAATAAGTTTCTTACTTTGTTTCAACTGTCTTTAGCACTGGGTGCTGGGTTCATCTCTATTCATTTTTTCAG CATAGCCCATCCCTATCTTCTCGCTGATAATCGGCATTATCCCTTTTATCTTTGGCGGAAGGTCATCAAAGCTCACTGGTCAATGAAGCACCTACTAATCCCACTATATGTTTATTCATGGCTTTCCATCATCACTGGATTGG TGAAGTTTCAGAGGAAGATCTGGGTGCTGGCATTTTTCTTGGCAACTGCTGCAGTTTTGGTTCCAGCGCCACTAATCGAGTTCAGATATTATACCattcccttctttttcttgatgCTACATTCGCATACCGACGATTATCGAAGTTTGCTCTTCACGGGATTTCTGTATATAACCATCAACGTATTCACCATGATGATGTTCTTGTATCGTCCATTCCATTGGTCCCATGAGCCAGGGACCCAGAGGTTTATATGGTAG
- the LOC117629593 gene encoding pectin acetylesterase 5-like isoform X1 encodes MAVENLASNSMANISWLHGLLWWRNWGKREWAISAIGFAVFVFALAFVSYSWNSDPDSNLSSSFHRITATDLVDLTLLHNATRTGAVCLDGSLPGYHYQKGFGSGANSWVLYIEGGGWCNTIESCFWRREIHLGSSKHMGHRVHFTGILSPHQAQNPEFFNWNRVKVQYCDGASLAGHPDNELRNGTRLFFRGQLIWEALMDKFFSLGLSKAKQALLAGCSAGGLAALIRCDEFRGLLPKNVTVKCLADAGFFLDEKDVIEKPTMRYFFHDVFILHGLRKSLHKDCIAREEPAECLFPKEIIKNIATPVFLLHSAYDFWQIQNILIPEGSDPYHYWQKCRLDIHNCNATQVEILKGYRRSLLKALKEFQKNKEGGMFISSCFIHCQAWMTETWHAPTSPRINNKTIAESVGDWYFNRNASKKIDCPFLCNPTCYHVNFTHG; translated from the exons ATGGCGGTGGAGAATTTGGCTTCAAATTCAATGGCGAATATTTCTTGGCTTCACGGCCTTCTATGGTGGAGAAACTGGGGCAAAAGAGAATGGGCAATATCAGCCATCGGATTTGCGGTCTTTGTCTTCGCTCTCGCTTTCGTCTCCTACTCTTGGAACTCTGATCCAGACTCCAACCTCAGCTCCTCATTCCATCGAATCACCGCCACCGATTTGGTCGACTTGACCTTGTTGCACAACGCCACACGTACAGGCGCAG TTTGCTTAGATGGGAGTTTGCCTGGCTACCATTATCAAAAGGGCTTTGGTTCTGGCGCCAATAGTTGGGTGCTTTACATTGAG GGTGGAGGTTGGTGCAATACAATAGAATCGTGTTTTTGGCGTAGAGAGATCCATTTAGGGTCTTCCAAACATATGGGACATCGAGTTCACTTTACTGGGATTTTAAGCCCTCACCAAGCACAAAATCCTG AATTCTTTAACTGGAACAGAGTCAAAGTGCAGTATTGTGATGGTGCATCTTTAGCCGGCCACCCGGATAATGAGTTGAGG AATGGAACACGTCTTTTCTTTAGGGGCCAGCTCATCTGGGAAGCACTTATGGATAAGTTCTTCTCACTTGGCCTGTCGAAGGCGAAACAG GCCCTTCTTGCGGGATGCTCTGCTGGTGGATTGGCGGCTCTTATACGTTGTGATGAATTTCGTGGTCTTCTGCCTAAGAATGTAACTGTCAAATGTCTTGCTGATGCAGGTTTTTTTCTTGATGA GAAAGATGTTATCGAAAAACCCACCATGAGATATTTCTTTCACGATGTTTTCATCCTTCAC GGTTTAAGAAAAAGTTTACACAAGGATTGTATTGCAAGAGAGGAACCAGCTGAG TGTCTCTTTCCTAaagaaattattaaaaacattgcCACCCCAGTGTTCCTCCTCCACTCAGCTTATGATTTTTGGCAG ATACAAAATATCTTGATACCTGAAGGATCAGATCCGTATCACTACTGGCAAAAGTGCAGACTGGACATTCATAATTGCAATGCTACCCAGGTTGAAATACTGAAAG GTTACCGCCGATCTCTTTTGAAGGCACTAAAAGAATTCCAGAAAAATAAGGAAGGAGGAATGTTTATAAGTTCATGCTTTATTCATTGCCAGGCATGGATGACTGAGACATGGCATGCTCCTACTTCTCCACGAATAAACAATAAG ACAATTGCAGAGTCCGTTGGCGATTGGTACTTTAATCGAAATGCATCAAAGAAAATTGACTGCCCGTTTCTATGCAATCCTACCTGCTATCATGTAAATTTCACACACGGTTGA
- the LOC117629593 gene encoding pectin acetylesterase 5-like isoform X2, whose protein sequence is MAVENLASNSMANISWLHGLLWWRNWGKREWAISAIGFAVFVFALAFVSYSWNSDPDSNLSSSFHRITATDLVDLTLLHNATRTGAVCLDGSLPGYHYQKGFGSGANSWVLYIEGGGWCNTIESCFWRREIHLGSSKHMGHRVHFTGILSPHQAQNPEFFNWNRVKVQYCDGASLAGHPDNELRNGTRLFFRGQLIWEALMDKFFSLGLSKAKQALLAGCSAGGLAALIRCDEFRGLLPKNGLRKSLHKDCIAREEPAECLFPKEIIKNIATPVFLLHSAYDFWQIQNILIPEGSDPYHYWQKCRLDIHNCNATQVEILKGYRRSLLKALKEFQKNKEGGMFISSCFIHCQAWMTETWHAPTSPRINNKTIAESVGDWYFNRNASKKIDCPFLCNPTCYHVNFTHG, encoded by the exons ATGGCGGTGGAGAATTTGGCTTCAAATTCAATGGCGAATATTTCTTGGCTTCACGGCCTTCTATGGTGGAGAAACTGGGGCAAAAGAGAATGGGCAATATCAGCCATCGGATTTGCGGTCTTTGTCTTCGCTCTCGCTTTCGTCTCCTACTCTTGGAACTCTGATCCAGACTCCAACCTCAGCTCCTCATTCCATCGAATCACCGCCACCGATTTGGTCGACTTGACCTTGTTGCACAACGCCACACGTACAGGCGCAG TTTGCTTAGATGGGAGTTTGCCTGGCTACCATTATCAAAAGGGCTTTGGTTCTGGCGCCAATAGTTGGGTGCTTTACATTGAG GGTGGAGGTTGGTGCAATACAATAGAATCGTGTTTTTGGCGTAGAGAGATCCATTTAGGGTCTTCCAAACATATGGGACATCGAGTTCACTTTACTGGGATTTTAAGCCCTCACCAAGCACAAAATCCTG AATTCTTTAACTGGAACAGAGTCAAAGTGCAGTATTGTGATGGTGCATCTTTAGCCGGCCACCCGGATAATGAGTTGAGG AATGGAACACGTCTTTTCTTTAGGGGCCAGCTCATCTGGGAAGCACTTATGGATAAGTTCTTCTCACTTGGCCTGTCGAAGGCGAAACAG GCCCTTCTTGCGGGATGCTCTGCTGGTGGATTGGCGGCTCTTATACGTTGTGATGAATTTCGTGGTCTTCTGCCTAAGAAT GGTTTAAGAAAAAGTTTACACAAGGATTGTATTGCAAGAGAGGAACCAGCTGAG TGTCTCTTTCCTAaagaaattattaaaaacattgcCACCCCAGTGTTCCTCCTCCACTCAGCTTATGATTTTTGGCAG ATACAAAATATCTTGATACCTGAAGGATCAGATCCGTATCACTACTGGCAAAAGTGCAGACTGGACATTCATAATTGCAATGCTACCCAGGTTGAAATACTGAAAG GTTACCGCCGATCTCTTTTGAAGGCACTAAAAGAATTCCAGAAAAATAAGGAAGGAGGAATGTTTATAAGTTCATGCTTTATTCATTGCCAGGCATGGATGACTGAGACATGGCATGCTCCTACTTCTCCACGAATAAACAATAAG ACAATTGCAGAGTCCGTTGGCGATTGGTACTTTAATCGAAATGCATCAAAGAAAATTGACTGCCCGTTTCTATGCAATCCTACCTGCTATCATGTAAATTTCACACACGGTTGA
- the LOC117630500 gene encoding cyclic nucleotide-gated ion channel 1-like: MERSNQEPSDSQKMAKKQIAEIASRKPPVKWDTELVILFYILSVSLDPLLFYGLILNDERKCVVVDTKLEKIAIVLRSLADLSYIWSIIRDIGGIAEIIVALMTRPAVFRSISMAILAVLPVPQIAILVFFPTLRASRALNRMRVMNSLILLQFVPRIYPIYKYCKILNTKKLDNYISDLEHKTWIPGFLNFILYILASHFSD; encoded by the exons ATGGAGAGGTCAAATCAAGAGCCATCTGACTCTCAAAA GATGGCAAAAAAACAGATCGCAGAGATTGCATCTCGGAAACCTCCCGTGAAATGGGATACGGAATTGGTAATATTATTCTATATTTTATCTGTGTCTCTGGATCCTTTGTTATTCTACGGTCTTATCCTCAACGACGAGAGGAAGTGTGTCGTAGTGGacacaaaattggaaaaaatagCTATTGTTTTGCGATCATTGGCAGATCTTTCCTACATATGGTCCATTATTCGTGATATTGGTGGGATTGCTGAAATTATTGTAGCGCTTATGACACGTCCAGCAGTTTTCCGGAGCATCTCAATGGCCATTTTAGCTGTTCTTCCTGTTCCGCAA ATAgcaattttagttttctttccaACGCTGCGGGCCTCAAGAGCTTTGAACAGAATGAGGGTTATGAATTCACTTATTCTGTTGCAATTTGTGCCACGAATTTATCCCATCTACAAATACTGCAAAATACTTAACACGAAGAAACTCGACAATTATATTTCTGACCTAGAGCATAAAACATGGATTCCAGGATTTCTTAATTTCATCCTATACATCCTTGCTAGTCAT ttCTCTGATTAG
- the LOC117630501 gene encoding cyclic nucleotide-gated ion channel 1-like has product MSNEYGLPNASGDICEIVKRQFRRDGDLAVENIFSILPLDVRKIIKRHLLLPKLKEVPTLQGIDENVLDDIFLDHLEQVIYDGGNYIIREGEPLDMMIFISRGSVLTYNTSSTGHVGGGSGLSNTIGRLTRDDLYGQELMSWATTSTSFSDLPISSKTLKSHEKVEVFAIRASVLLHIVSEHKKYFKTETQHPHPTDSTLIEINEHGNS; this is encoded by the exons ATGTCAAATGAATATGGCCTCCCTAATGCATCCGGGGATATATGTGAAATAGTAAAAAGACAATTTCGACGAGATGGAGATCTTGCTGTGGAGAATATATTCTCTATTCTTCCCTTAGATGTTCGGAAGATTATCAAGCGCCATCTCTTATTGCCTAAACTAAAGGAA GTGCcaacgcttcaaggtatagaCGAAAACGTGTTGGATGACATATTCTTGGATCATCTTGAGCAAGTAATCTATGATGGAGGCAACTATATTATTCGAGAAGGGGAGCCACTTGATATGATGATCTTCATCTCACGGGGCAGTGTTCTTACCTACAACACTAGTAGCACTGGCCATGTTGGAGGAGGAAGTGGCTTGTCAAACACTATAGGTCGGCTCACTAGGGATGATCTTTATGGACAAGAACTTATGAGTTGGGCAACGACATCAACCTCCTTTTCCGACTTGCCCATCTCCAGCAAAACCCTCAAGTCTCATGAAAAAGTTGAAGTCTTTGCCATAAGAGCTTCTGTTTTACTGCATATTGTCTCTGAACACAAGAAGTATTTCAAGACAGAGACACAGCATCCCCACCCAACGGATAGCACTCTTATTGAGATAAATGAACATGGCAATTCTTAA